Proteins from a genomic interval of Kitasatospora herbaricolor:
- a CDS encoding S8 family serine peptidase, with translation MTQIRGRVPLLAGATALLLGTGILLPPTSAYAAPGATAPTAAALSSTYDLTLVTGDVVHYTDGPGSQDTVTVDRPDGARGGVHVQQSGGDIHVLPDEAQPLLAAGKLDQRLFDITALVRMGYDDARSGGLPLIATYGRPALAARSLPPAPAGSTVVRQLPSIGGAALKARSTQARAFWNDLAPKPAARSLNEAKGIEKLWLDGRVEASLKESVPQVNAPQAWAAGFDGSGRKVAVLDTGVDSTHPDVKDRIAGERSFVPGQAVTDGNGHGTHVASTVAGSGAASAGAYKGVAPGASLLIGKVLSDEGSGQDSWIIAGMEWAKAQGADVVSMSLGSSVPDDGTDPMAQAVDALSADGGPLYVIAAGNAYGAGTIGAPGSAAAALTVAAVDKQDGRADFSSMGPLSGSYGLKPDLSAPGVDITAARSQALATGSGMYQTMSGTSMATPHVAGAAAILKQRHPEWSGQQLKEALMSSSRVLPGFTPYEQGTGRLDVLAAVNSTVEATGSVEAAVYRWPTAGAAPVTRTVGYRNTGPAAVTLNLATDTADAAYSLSARTVTVPAGGTADVTLTLDPAGVPSATTFSGQVLATDPASGAVVAHTGFALQKERELYDYTVKLTGRDGKPAAGVVVLAEKDDPNMSPIAVDGERTLRLPPGTYATWAALDVSGDQPDSLGMAVLIDPETVLTGPATVRLDASKARKVSTAVPQRTQQRQLRWDFARTFDNGNVLRDAYVMPPAYDTLYASPTEKVTDGSFSYLTRWRLGEPAVDLRTAGKGRQPQQPEPEQQAQQGGQGEQGGEAGQEQSDGHGGQGGQGGQGPEATAQAGATVTDGSAELRAVYAGQGAAADYAGLDVRGKAVVVRRADAVPPARRAANALAAGAELLVVVNDGPGRLMEYYADEQGTATPLTVVSVMRDAGAGLIASAQHGRFDLDVTRRKDTRYLYDLLDQHDGAVPDRPLAYTPDPKRDLAKVEATYNGFRTVPGGGYRYDIPAWGPGIGFAEKETYPSTRTEWVSEQRGSGFWYEDHAVYSPGYETELAEMRGGRDTYRPGRTYRTDWFGGIQRPRLGTGYWGPTRSIYDDIQFNVSMWTDNGAGHSGSMPDDEYDTTSYALYRGDTLVKSGAGRAGYGWEQPAEEQPYRLVLDSRRDAGAWKTSTRTHTEWGFRSGRIPQDGPFQQDIKLLQLDYDVATDTAGDVKAGGSTRIGLAAATQEWLDGVTRASSATLSVSFDDGATWSAAKLKRDGAGVWTADVKLPRTPGGFVSLRATASDGKGGSVSQEIIRAFGLR, from the coding sequence ATGACCCAGATACGAGGACGGGTCCCCCTGCTGGCCGGCGCCACCGCGCTGCTGCTCGGCACCGGGATCCTGCTGCCCCCGACCTCCGCGTACGCCGCGCCGGGTGCCACCGCGCCCACCGCCGCGGCGCTGTCCAGCACCTACGACCTCACCCTGGTCACCGGTGACGTCGTGCACTACACCGACGGCCCCGGCAGCCAGGACACCGTGACCGTGGACCGCCCCGACGGTGCCAGGGGCGGGGTGCACGTCCAGCAGTCCGGCGGCGACATCCACGTCCTGCCGGACGAGGCGCAGCCGTTGCTCGCCGCCGGCAAGCTGGACCAGCGGCTCTTCGACATCACCGCGCTGGTGCGGATGGGCTACGACGACGCGCGCTCCGGCGGGCTGCCGCTGATCGCCACGTACGGCAGGCCGGCCCTGGCCGCCCGTTCGCTGCCGCCCGCGCCGGCCGGCAGCACCGTGGTGCGGCAGTTGCCGAGCATCGGCGGCGCGGCGCTCAAGGCGCGCAGCACGCAGGCCCGGGCGTTCTGGAACGACCTGGCTCCGAAGCCCGCCGCGCGGTCGCTGAACGAGGCCAAGGGCATCGAGAAGCTCTGGCTGGACGGCCGGGTCGAGGCCAGCCTCAAGGAGTCGGTGCCGCAGGTCAACGCGCCGCAGGCGTGGGCCGCCGGCTTCGACGGCTCGGGCCGCAAGGTGGCCGTGCTGGACACCGGGGTCGACAGCACCCACCCGGACGTCAAGGACCGGATCGCCGGCGAGCGGAGCTTCGTACCGGGGCAGGCGGTGACCGACGGGAACGGCCACGGCACCCATGTCGCCTCCACCGTCGCGGGCAGCGGCGCGGCCTCGGCGGGCGCCTACAAGGGCGTGGCGCCCGGCGCGAGCCTGCTGATCGGCAAGGTGCTCTCGGACGAGGGCTCCGGGCAGGACTCCTGGATCATCGCGGGCATGGAGTGGGCCAAGGCGCAGGGCGCCGACGTGGTCAGCATGAGCCTCGGCTCGTCGGTCCCCGACGACGGCACCGACCCGATGGCGCAGGCCGTGGACGCGCTGTCGGCGGACGGCGGGCCGCTGTACGTGATCGCGGCCGGCAACGCGTACGGCGCCGGGACGATCGGCGCCCCCGGTTCGGCGGCCGCCGCGCTGACCGTCGCGGCCGTCGACAAGCAGGACGGCCGGGCCGACTTCTCCAGCATGGGCCCGCTGAGCGGCTCGTACGGGCTCAAGCCGGACCTCTCCGCGCCCGGGGTGGACATCACCGCCGCCCGCTCGCAGGCGCTGGCCACGGGCAGCGGCATGTACCAGACCATGTCGGGCACCTCGATGGCCACGCCGCACGTGGCGGGCGCCGCCGCGATCCTCAAGCAGCGTCACCCCGAATGGTCCGGGCAGCAGCTCAAGGAAGCCCTGATGAGTTCCTCCAGGGTGCTGCCGGGCTTCACTCCGTACGAGCAGGGCACCGGCCGGCTCGACGTGCTCGCCGCCGTCAACTCGACTGTGGAGGCGACCGGTTCGGTGGAGGCCGCGGTCTACCGCTGGCCGACCGCCGGCGCCGCGCCGGTCACCCGTACGGTCGGCTACCGCAACACGGGCCCGGCCGCGGTCACCCTGAACCTGGCCACGGACACCGCCGACGCCGCCTACTCCCTCTCGGCGCGGACGGTCACCGTGCCGGCCGGCGGCACGGCGGACGTGACGCTCACCCTGGACCCGGCGGGCGTCCCGAGCGCCACCACCTTCTCCGGGCAGGTGCTCGCCACCGACCCGGCCTCCGGCGCGGTGGTCGCGCACACCGGCTTCGCCCTCCAGAAGGAGCGCGAACTCTACGACTACACCGTGAAGTTGACCGGACGGGACGGCAAGCCCGCGGCCGGCGTGGTGGTGCTCGCCGAGAAGGACGACCCGAACATGTCGCCGATCGCGGTGGACGGGGAGCGCACCCTGCGCCTGCCGCCCGGCACCTACGCCACCTGGGCCGCGCTGGACGTCAGCGGCGATCAGCCCGACTCGCTGGGCATGGCCGTCCTGATCGACCCCGAGACGGTGCTCACGGGGCCGGCCACCGTCCGGCTGGACGCGAGCAAGGCCCGCAAGGTCAGCACGGCGGTCCCGCAACGAACCCAACAGCGCCAGCTGCGCTGGGACTTCGCCCGCACCTTCGACAACGGCAACGTACTGCGCGACGCCTACGTGATGCCGCCCGCCTACGACACCCTGTACGCGAGCCCGACCGAGAAGGTCACCGACGGCAGCTTCAGCTACCTGACCCGCTGGCGCCTCGGCGAACCCGCCGTCGACCTGCGCACCGCCGGCAAGGGCCGGCAGCCGCAGCAGCCCGAGCCGGAGCAGCAGGCACAGCAGGGAGGACAAGGAGAGCAGGGAGGCGAGGCGGGGCAGGAGCAGTCGGACGGCCACGGCGGCCAGGGCGGCCAGGGCGGCCAGGGGCCGGAGGCCACCGCGCAGGCCGGTGCCACCGTCACCGACGGCTCGGCCGAACTGCGCGCGGTGTACGCCGGGCAGGGTGCGGCGGCCGACTACGCGGGCCTGGACGTGCGCGGCAAGGCGGTCGTCGTCCGGCGCGCCGACGCCGTCCCGCCCGCCCGGCGGGCCGCCAACGCCCTGGCGGCGGGCGCCGAGCTGCTGGTCGTCGTCAACGACGGCCCCGGCCGGCTGATGGAGTACTACGCCGACGAGCAGGGCACCGCCACCCCGCTCACCGTGGTCTCCGTGATGCGCGACGCCGGCGCGGGGCTGATCGCCTCCGCCCAGCACGGCCGGTTCGACCTGGACGTGACCCGGCGCAAGGACACCCGCTACCTGTACGACCTGCTCGACCAGCACGACGGCGCCGTCCCGGACCGCCCGCTCGCCTACACCCCGGACCCGAAGCGCGACCTGGCCAAGGTCGAGGCCACCTACAACGGGTTCCGCACGGTACCCGGCGGCGGCTACCGCTACGACATCCCGGCCTGGGGCCCGGGCATCGGCTTCGCCGAGAAGGAGACCTACCCCAGCACCCGCACCGAGTGGGTCTCCGAGCAGCGCGGCAGCGGCTTCTGGTACGAGGACCACGCGGTCTACAGCCCCGGCTACGAGACGGAGTTGGCCGAGATGCGGGGCGGCAGGGACACCTACCGCCCCGGGCGGACCTATCGCACCGACTGGTTCGGCGGCATCCAGCGCCCGCGCCTGGGCACCGGCTACTGGGGGCCCACCCGCAGCATCTACGACGACATCCAGTTCAACGTCAGCATGTGGACGGACAACGGCGCCGGCCACTCCGGCTCGATGCCCGACGACGAGTACGACACCACCTCCTACGCCCTCTACCGGGGCGACACCCTGGTGAAGTCCGGTGCCGGGCGCGCGGGTTACGGCTGGGAGCAGCCCGCCGAGGAGCAGCCGTACCGGCTGGTCCTGGATTCCCGCCGGGACGCCGGGGCCTGGAAGACGTCGACCCGGACGCACACCGAGTGGGGCTTCCGCTCCGGCCGGATCCCGCAGGACGGGCCGTTCCAGCAGGACATCAAGCTGCTGCAGCTCGACTACGACGTCGCCACGGACACCGCCGGCGACGTCAAGGCCGGCGGCTCCACCCGGATCGGGCTCGCGGCCGCCACCCAGGAGTGGCTGGACGGCGTGACCAGGGCCTCCTCGGCCACCCTGTCGGTCTCCTTCGACGACGGTGCGACCTGGAGCGCCGCCAAGCTCAAGCGCGACGGCGCGGGCGTCTGGACGGCCGACGTCAAGCTGCCGAGGACGCCGGGCGGGTTCGTCTCGCTGCGGGCCACCGCCTCGGACGGCAAGGGCGGCTCGGTGAGCCAGGAGATCATCCGGGCCTTCGGCCTGCGCTGA
- a CDS encoding styrene monooxygenase/indole monooxygenase family protein codes for MRRILIVGAGQAGLQLALGLQSNGYDVTVMTNRTADEVRDGRVMSTQCMFDTALQHERDLGLNFWEQEAPRIEGLGVSVTGPESARVIDWVGRLDGYAQSVDQRVKMSGWLETFAERGGQVVVHGVAVSDLDYFARTYDLVLVAAGKGELVSMFGRDASRSPYETPQRALAVSYVHGLGPRPEHDFKAVRCNLVPGVGELFIMPTLTTSGPGDILFWEGIPGGPIDVFGDVKDPAEHLRLTLDLMKTFTPWEYDRTRAGVELTDAGGTLAGRYAPVVRNPVGELPGGGLVLGVADVVVANDPITGQGSNNAAKCAAVYLEAVLEHGEKPFDREFMQAAFDRYWDAAQHVTKWTNAMLAPPPEHVLNLIGAAGQLPPVADRFANGFDNAADFEHWFYEPEKAAAYLGSVAPQG; via the coding sequence ATGCGCAGAATACTGATCGTCGGAGCCGGCCAGGCCGGGCTCCAGCTCGCGCTGGGGCTCCAGTCCAACGGCTACGACGTCACCGTGATGACCAACCGCACGGCGGACGAGGTCCGCGACGGCCGGGTGATGTCCACCCAGTGCATGTTCGACACCGCGCTCCAGCACGAGCGGGACCTCGGCCTCAACTTCTGGGAGCAGGAGGCCCCGCGGATCGAGGGCCTCGGCGTCTCGGTGACCGGCCCCGAGTCGGCCCGGGTGATCGACTGGGTGGGCCGGCTGGACGGCTACGCCCAGTCCGTCGACCAGCGGGTCAAGATGTCCGGCTGGCTGGAGACCTTCGCCGAGCGCGGCGGTCAGGTCGTGGTGCACGGCGTCGCCGTCTCCGACCTGGACTACTTCGCCCGGACGTACGACCTGGTGCTGGTCGCGGCCGGCAAGGGCGAACTGGTCTCGATGTTCGGGCGGGACGCCTCCCGATCCCCGTACGAGACGCCGCAGCGCGCCCTGGCCGTCAGCTACGTGCACGGCCTCGGTCCGCGCCCGGAGCACGACTTCAAGGCGGTGCGCTGCAACCTGGTGCCCGGCGTCGGCGAACTGTTCATCATGCCGACCCTGACCACCTCGGGCCCCGGCGACATCCTGTTCTGGGAGGGCATCCCCGGCGGGCCGATCGACGTCTTCGGCGACGTCAAGGACCCGGCCGAGCACCTGCGGCTCACCCTGGACCTGATGAAGACCTTCACCCCGTGGGAGTACGACCGCACCCGGGCCGGCGTCGAACTCACCGACGCGGGCGGCACGCTGGCCGGCCGGTACGCCCCGGTGGTCCGGAACCCGGTCGGCGAGCTGCCGGGCGGCGGCCTGGTGCTCGGCGTGGCCGACGTGGTGGTCGCCAACGACCCGATCACCGGCCAGGGTTCGAACAACGCGGCCAAGTGCGCGGCGGTCTACCTGGAGGCCGTCCTGGAGCACGGCGAGAAGCCGTTCGACCGGGAGTTCATGCAGGCCGCGTTCGACCGCTACTGGGACGCCGCGCAGCACGTCACCAAGTGGACCAACGCGATGCTCGCCCCGCCGCCGGAGCACGTGCTGAACCTGATCGGCGCGGCCGGCCAGCTGCCGCCGGTGGCGGACCGCTTCGCCAACGGCTTCGACAACGCGGCCGACTTCGAGCACTGGTTCTACGAGCCGGAGAAGGCCGCCGCCTACCTCGGCTCGGTGGCCCCGCAGGGCTGA